In Apteryx mantelli isolate bAptMan1 chromosome 16, bAptMan1.hap1, whole genome shotgun sequence, a single genomic region encodes these proteins:
- the BRAT1 gene encoding BRCA1-associated ATM activator 1, whose product MSSLEAWFVARARRRLAMTRECRLLLPRVCAALADPRQPGSDDTCLEKLLDWFGDLSEAEPTLKLVQDNPCVPELITSVLALPEPSPSILSFTLRLAGLLAASENCFQHLQQEKLLVRLFGEDGPLNSAMWEDASVRSGWVEGVRRMMHHQPALHFLCSGGGIDVIFTLQGDPSLFVASAASRLLVHMLTFSVESEMTKPLSAKDCDWPVCAQMIIKHIEDSLQSSSVSRIKQSLKLLTSLFGSCRAPWTEVLWLGVAKQVESFVTEESVQAQHMLADLLLNMARSPVFCDTEGSFWALVTSALERLTPVQAGSLAVGILRLHECPQDVRIQALTVLLQPMDCILRAASQPLEYAGLLDESVTDPATVESLLSSKSSCAGLLCQTLGHLEELLSLIRLPVDLPYTSLLRSLMTILQFCNGLLIPASPLGSKISQILIGCFRVQRSALDVLAVLSERKGCDTPVESLFDILLAYLESPNTSHTVLKKSFQATSKWLVCLPEMSCFNSQWQTKKILQDVFLVLQKRLCSPSWEVRDSSLEFLTILIKGLRDQDEFRQTLLSSEVPRLTEDLLEDPESYVRASAVTAAGHLTFITYFASESPVIGNQYNKENTVEKLQEILSTDPESFPRRAAISIFTRWLRQSHTGLLQNTEQFVSRAIQIAESDLDWEVRLGGLELVEVFFVQTLCRLGRPKCPYAPFSPEFTSSVRQNESLQIFCRVKLFGFLFCSLCDCDRPVGQKACDILLALRSSFYPSNALKDFHETEDLPTEHGIAWLQRTLRQGSLAQNILTGSGNEVDFQDPESMLLALGTINLEELHDDLNKSSDHVEKSPQSLLQDILATVGTVEENEADCY is encoded by the exons atgTCGTCGTTGGAGGCCTGGTTCGTCGCCCGGGCCCGCCGGCGGTTAGCCATGACCCGCGAGTGCCGCCTGCTGCTGCCGCGCGTCTGCGCCGCCCTGGCCGAcccgcggcagcccggctccGACGACACCTGCCTGGAGAAGCTGCTCGACTGGTTCGGGGACCTCAGCGAGGCCG AGCCGACCTTGAAGCTGGTGCAGGACAACCCCTGCGTGCCCGAGCTCATCACCTCTGTGCTGGCGCTGCCGGAGCCGAGTCCAAGCATCCTCTCCTTTACTCTGCGGTTAGCAGGGTTGCTCGCAGCTTCGGAAAACTGCTTCCAGCACTTGCAG CAGGAGAAGCTGTTGGTCAGGCTCTTTGGCGAGGATGGGCCTCTGAACAGTGCGATGTGGGAAGATGCATCCGTGCGAAGTGGCTGGGTGGAAGGTGTGCGCAGAATGATGCACCACCAGCCTGCCCTCCACTTCCTCTGCAGTGGTG GAGGCATAGATGTGATCTTCACTCTGCAAGGAGATCCCAGCCTGTTTGTGGCTTCAGCTGCCAGTCGGCTTCTGGTGCACATGCTCACCTTCTCTGTAGAGTCTGAAATGACTAAACCTCTCAGTGCGAAGGACTGTGACTGGCCAGTGTGTGCCCAAATGATTATAAAGCATATAGAAGATTCCCTTCAATCCAGCTCTGTCTCTCGAATCAAGCAGTCATTAAAACTGTTAACTAGTTTGTTTGGCAGTTGTCGTGCTCCGTGGACTGAAGTACTTTGGTTAGGTGTAGCAAAGCAAGTAGAATCCTTTGTGACGGAAGAGTCAGTTCAAGCACAGCACATGCTGGCGGATCTTTTGCTTAACATGGCAAG GTCTCCTGTGTTTTGTGACACTGAAGGCAGTTTTTGGGCATTAGTGACATCTGCTCTGGAACGTTTAACCCCTGTACAAGCAGGTTCTTTGGCAGTGGGAATTCTGAGGCTCCACGAATG cCCACAAGATGTGAGGATCCAGGCACTGACTGTTCTGCTTCAGCCAATGGATTGTATTTTAAGAGCAGCCTCCCAGCCCCTGGAATATGCAG GTTTGCTGGATGAGTCTGTCACTGATCCTGCCACTGTTGAAAGTCTTCTGTCCTCCAAGTCATCTTGTGCTGGTCTCTTGTGTCAGACTCTTGGTCATCTGGAGGAGCTACTGTCTCTG aTTCGTTTGCCAGTGGATTTACCCTATACATCTTTGCTACGCTCTCTCATGACAATATTACAATTCTGTAATGGCCTCCTAATTCCAGCTTCTCCTCTGGGAAGCAAGATAAGCCAAATCTTGATTGGTTGCTTCAGAGTACAGAGGTCAGCTCTTGATgtcctggctgtgctctcagaGCGGAAGG GCTGTGACACACCTGTAGAAAGTTTATTTGACATCCTTTTGGCATACCTGGAGAGTCCAAACACTAGTCATACG GTTCTGAAAAAGTCATTTCAAGCTACATCCAAATGGCTGGTGTGCTTACCTGAAATGTCCTGCTTCAACAGCCAGTGGCAAACCAAGAAGATTCTGCAAG ATGTATTTCTGGTGCTGCAGAAGCGTTTGTGCAGTCCTTCCTGGGAAGTACGAGATTCTTCTCTGGAGTTCCTCACCATCCTGATTAAAGGCTTGAGAG ACCAGGATGAGTTCAGGCAGACTCTCCTCTCTTCGGAGGTGCCGAGGCTTACAGAAGATCTTCTTGAGGACCCAGAGAGTTATGTGCGAGCAAGTGCTGTGACTGCTGCAGGACACTTAACCTTCATTACTTACTTTGCTTCGGAGTCACCTGTCATAGGGAATCAATATAATAAAGAG AACACTGTAGAAAAGCTTCAAGAAATCTTGTCTACAGATCCAGAGAGCTTTCCTAGGAGGGCTGCGATCAGCATCTTTACCAGGTGGCTGAGACAAAGCCATACAGGTCTGCTGCAAAATACAGAGCAGTTTGTCTCTAGAGCGATCCAAATTGCAGAGAGCGACTTAGACTGGGAAGTCAGACTTGGTGGTTTGGAACTggttgaagttttctttgtccaGACGCTTTGCCGACTTGGCCGTCCTAAATGCCCCTATGCTCCTTTCTCACCTGAATTCACTAGTTCCGTTCGTCAGAATGAGTCGCTGCAGATATTTTGCCGAGTAAAActgtttggctttttgttttgttctttgtgcGACTGTGACAGACCAGTGGGTCAGAAAGCCTGTGATATACTGCTTGCCTTAAGATCCAGTTTTTATCCAAGTAACGCCCTGAAGGATTTTCATGAGACTGAAGATTTACCTACGGAACATGGCATTGCTTGGTTACAAAGGACACTAAGGCAAGGTTCTCTGGCCCAGAACATCCTCACAGGCAGTGGTAATGAGGTTGACTTCCAAGATCCAGAGAGCATGCTGCTGGCTTTGGGAACAATAAACCTAGAAGAGCTGCATGATGACCTAAACAAAAGTAGTGACCATGTGGAGAAAAGCCCTCAGTCACTCTTACAGGACATCCTTGCTACTGTGGGGACCGTAGAGGAGAATGAAGCTGACTGCTACTAA